Proteins co-encoded in one Halorussus lipolyticus genomic window:
- a CDS encoding HEWD family protein, with product MTELDPPDERECRECGRRDAWNPDSRSWRIRDDAHAGNPHCIHDWDINGTYLPIRE from the coding sequence ATGACCGAACTCGACCCGCCGGACGAGCGCGAATGCCGAGAGTGCGGGCGGCGGGACGCGTGGAATCCCGACTCCCGGAGTTGGCGGATTCGGGACGACGCGCACGCCGGCAACCCCCACTGCATCCACGACTGGGACATCAACGGGACGTACCTGCCGATTCGGGAGTGA
- a CDS encoding MinD/ParA family ATP-binding protein — translation MLAVAGGKGGAGKTTTTLGLAGALARQRRVVLTADADREMPDLHAMAGVARRPGLDAVAAGWSSRFAAGVADAPTCGVRVLPAGSGPADGRATGRSPPDSDVAAVGRAEEWADSVLLDCPAGAGPDAVAPLRAADAVVVVTTAEPACLRDTAKTAAMARELGTPVAGAVVSRATEAPEGVSRLLECPLLGTVPDAGITPCEKSGDGPPSSDRDPLADERVRSAHDRLVSALQPKYL, via the coding sequence ATGCTCGCAGTCGCCGGCGGTAAGGGCGGTGCCGGGAAGACGACCACGACGCTCGGACTCGCCGGGGCGCTCGCTCGCCAGCGCAGAGTCGTCCTCACGGCGGACGCCGACCGGGAGATGCCCGACCTCCACGCGATGGCCGGGGTAGCCCGGCGGCCCGGCCTCGACGCCGTGGCCGCGGGGTGGTCCTCGCGGTTCGCCGCCGGCGTGGCCGACGCGCCGACGTGCGGCGTCAGGGTCTTGCCCGCCGGGAGCGGTCCGGCCGACGGGCGAGCAACTGGTCGGTCTCCGCCCGACTCGGACGTTGCCGCGGTCGGTCGCGCCGAGGAGTGGGCCGATAGCGTCCTCCTCGACTGCCCGGCGGGAGCGGGACCCGACGCAGTTGCACCGCTCCGGGCGGCCGACGCCGTAGTGGTGGTGACGACCGCCGAACCCGCCTGTCTGCGGGACACCGCCAAGACCGCCGCGATGGCCCGCGAACTCGGCACGCCGGTCGCGGGTGCGGTGGTTTCCCGCGCCACCGAGGCCCCCGAGGGCGTGTCGCGGCTTCTGGAGTGTCCGCTCCTCGGGACCGTGCCCGACGCCGGAATCACACCGTGCGAGAAGTCGGGGGACGGCCCGCCGTCCTCGGACCGCGACCCGCTGGCCGACGAGCGAGTCCGGTCTGCACACGACCGTCTCGTGTCAGCCCTTCAGCCCAAATACTTATGA
- a CDS encoding RAD55 family ATPase, with protein sequence MPRRLSTGIEVLDRKLDGGLPKGSIVSLSAPPASQAELLLYEFTSARRTLYLSTDRDEAAVTKALERAPGNTGSPDVRRVPGDAPLDHSQRLFRRLPEDSNLIIDPIDLLEKQDEGRYRNFLNDLQNHLHNTEGVAILHGLDGRAVPDSRDVTEHVADVVFQLHIEYSGDTIETRLAVPKFRGGRALSETIKLELAESVRIDTSRDIA encoded by the coding sequence GTGCCACGGCGTCTCTCGACCGGCATCGAAGTGTTAGACCGGAAACTCGACGGAGGACTACCGAAGGGGAGTATCGTTTCGTTGTCGGCTCCTCCGGCGAGTCAGGCGGAGCTACTGCTCTACGAGTTCACTTCGGCGCGACGGACGCTCTACCTCTCGACCGACCGCGACGAGGCCGCCGTGACAAAAGCGTTGGAACGCGCCCCGGGCAACACCGGGTCGCCCGACGTGCGCCGGGTGCCGGGCGACGCTCCGCTGGACCACTCCCAGCGGTTGTTTCGGAGGCTCCCCGAGGACTCGAATCTCATCATCGACCCCATCGACCTGCTGGAGAAGCAGGACGAGGGCAGGTATCGGAACTTCCTCAACGACCTCCAGAACCACCTCCACAACACCGAGGGCGTGGCGATTCTCCACGGCCTCGACGGTCGGGCGGTGCCCGACTCGCGGGACGTGACCGAACACGTCGCCGACGTGGTGTTCCAACTGCACATCGAGTACTCCGGCGACACTATCGAGACCCGCCTCGCGGTGCCGAAGTTCCGCGGGGGACGGGCGCTCTCCGAGACCATCAAACTGGAACTCGCCGAGTCGGTCCGCATCGACACGAGTCGGGACATCGCATAA